In Dama dama isolate Ldn47 chromosome 9, ASM3311817v1, whole genome shotgun sequence, the following proteins share a genomic window:
- the CAPS gene encoding calcyphosin, producing the protein MDAVDTTMEKLRAQCLSRGASGIQGVARFFRRLDRDGSHSLDVGELQRGLAELGLVLDAAETEGVCRRWDRDGSGTLDLEEFLRALRPPMSQAREAVIAAAFAKLDRSGDGVVTVDDLRGVYSGCAHPKVRSGEWTEEQVLRRFLDNFDSSEKDGQVTLAEFQDYYSGVSASVDTDEEFVAMMTSAWRL; encoded by the exons ATGGATGCTGTGGACACCACCATGGAGAAGCTCCGAGCCCAGTGCCTGTCGCGAGGGGCCTCGGGCATCCAGGGTGTGGCCAG ATTTTTCCGCCGCCTGGACCGGGATGGAAGCCACTCCCTGGATGTGGGGGAGCTCCAGCGGGGCCTGGCTGAGCTGGGGCTGGTGCTGGACGCAGCTGAGACGGAGGGCGTGTGCAGGCGCTGGGACCGTGACGGCAGCGGGACGTTGGACCTGGAGGAGTTCCTGCGAGCGCTGCGG ccccccatGTCCCAGGCCCGGGAGGCGGTCATCGCAGCGGCGTTTGCCAAGCTAGACCGCAGTGGTGACGGCGTGGTGACCGTGGACGATCTCCGGGGGGTATACAGCGGCTGTGCTCACCCAAAGGTGCGGAGCGGGGAGTGGACTGAAGAGCAGGTGCTCCGCCGTTTCCTGGACAACTTCGACTCCTCCGAGAAGGACGGGCAG GTCACGCTGGCCGAGTTCCAGGACTACTACAGTGGTGTGAGCGCCTCCGTGGATACGGATGAGGAGTTTGTGGCCATGATGACCAGCGCCTGGCGGCTGTGA
- the NDUFA11 gene encoding NADH dehydrogenase [ubiquinone] 1 alpha subcomplex subunit 11, protein MAKTLLHQYWDIPEGTECHRKTYATTSIGGATGLVVSAYSVALKTPASFLEGVARTGRYTFTAAAIGAIFGLTSCVSAQVREKPDDPLNYLIGGCAGGLTLGARTRSYGIGAAACAYMGLTAALVKMGQLEDWKVFAEPKV, encoded by the exons ATGGCTAAGACGCTTCTTCACCAGTACTGGGACATCCCCGAAGGCACCGAGTGCCACCGCAAGACCTACGCCACCACCAGTATCGGTGGTGCCACCG GCCTCGTTGTCTCTGCCTACAGCGTTGCCCTCAAAACCCCCGCCTCCTTCCTGGAGGGAGTGGCGAGGACGGGACGGTACACATTCACCGCAG CCGCCATCGGAGCCATATTTGGCCTCACCTCCTGTGTTAGCGCCCAGGTCCGCGAGAAGCCTGACGACCCTCTCAACTACCTCATCGGAGGCTGTGCTGGAGGCTTGACCCTGGGAGCACGCA CCCGCAGCTATGGGATCGGAGCCGCTGCCTGTGCGTACATGGGCTTGACGGCTGCACTGGTCAAGATGGGCCAACTGGAGGACTGGAAGGTGTTTGCAGAACCCAAGGTGTGA
- the VMAC gene encoding vimentin-type intermediate filament-associated coiled-coil protein, with protein MSAPPPLQIREANAHLAAVHRRAAELEARLEAAECTVRAQAERLARHDQQLSAALDELGRAKDREIAALREQLLTSEAAVQSLQAAVRQRDKLIGQLQPRAELLQDLCRRRPPLAGLLATLAEAERLGPLPASDSLPGGPSSPLANSTGEEEDRDQLEPAVFGTTV; from the exons ATGTCAGCGCCGCCGCCCCTGCAGATCCGCGAGGCTAACGCACACCTGGCTGCCGTTCACCGGCGCGCGGCGGAACTGGAGGCGCGGCTGGAGGCCGCCGAGTGCACGGTGCGCGCCCAGGCCGAGCGCCTGGCCCGCCACGACCAGCAACTGAGCGCCGCTTTAGACGAGCTGGGACGCGCCAAAGACCG TGAGATTGCCGCCCTCCGGGAGCAGCTGCTGACCTCGGAGGCTGCTGTCCAGAGTCTGCAGGCTGCTGTGCGCCAGAGGGACAAGCTCATCGGGCAGTTGCAGCCCCGGGCTGAGCTGCTGCAGGATCTCTGCCGCCGCCGGCCGCCCCTGGCTGGGCTGCTGGCTACCCTGGCTGAGGCCGAGCGCCTGGGGCCCCTGCCAGCCAGTGACTCACTCCCTGGTGGGCCCAGCTCACCCCTTGCCAACAGTACTGGGGAGGAAGAGGACAGGGACCAGCTCGAGCCCGCAGTGTTTGGGACCACTGTGTGA